CGCTGAAAGCGAAGCTTACGGAAGCTAACGCCATCGCGAACAAGAGCACCCAATTAACGCAAGCAATCGCTGCCGCTGCCGCGGTTGATCATTTGCTTTCCCGCGAAGCGGAGCTTCTTGCTCAATTACAAGCTCTTACAACTGCCGTTGCAAACGCGTCGGGCGGCGGTACTACGCCGGTTGAACCTAAGATCCCGAACGGCACGTACAGCCTGAACTTCACGATTCTGAAAGAAGGTACTACCGAAGCCTCGGTTATGAACGGCTATGTGGTCCATCCTGCTACTCTCGTAGCAAATAACGATGTATATACCGTAACTCTCCGTTTAACGCAAAGCAAAGAAATTACAGGCTTCAAGGTAAATGGTGTAACGCCACCAAGCAATACCAATACAGAGAAAAACACGCGTGACGTGACGTTTACAGTCAGTGACCTGTCTCAAATCCAGAACGGCTGGGTCAAAATCGACTGGGATTCCATGAATTATCACGAAGAATATAACGTTCAAATCAAGTTTGGCAGTTATTTCACTTACACCGAGCCGGGTTGGACGGGTAATCCGTCGATTCCGTCCACTCCTGATGAAGAAGAGGAAGAAACAACGGATCCTTCGACCGAACAACCTGGTACCTTCAAGGATGTTGAAAAGCATTGGGCGAACGAGTCGATCAAACGCGCCGCCCAGCTTGGTATCGTAACCGGCTATAGCGACGGTACTTTCAAACCGGACGGCGTTATTAACCGCGCTGAATTTACGGCTATGATCAGCCGTGCCTTGAAGCTTAAAGCTCCTGAAAACGGCACAACGGTTAACTTCAGCGATCTGTCCTCCATTCCGTCATGGGCGAAGCCGTTTATCGAGCAAGCGGCGGCAGCGGGAATCATCAGCGGTTATGCCGATGATTCGTTCCGTCCGGCGCAAGAGATTTCGCGCACGGAGATTGCCGTTATGGTTGTAAAAGCGCTTGGCCTACCGCTTGAGCCAGCATCGTCTTTGAACTTTGCGGATGCAAACAGTGTGCCTGAGTACGCGAAAGCAGCCGTTGCCACGGCAGTGAAATACGGCCTTCTCCAAGGCAAAGGCAATAACAAGTTTGACCCGCTTGCCCATGCAACACGCGCCGAGGCTTTGACTTTGATCCTTCGCGCTCTGGATTTTGCGGCTGCGCAAGCAGCGCAGCAAGCAGCAACGAAATAAAAGTACGCAAGGGGATGTCCGGGAGGCCGGACGTCCTCTGCCTTGTTTTTCGGAAAGGAGAGATAAGATGTTTGCCAGATTGGCGAAAATGCTGGTCGTAACTTTATCCATAAGCGCCTTAGCTGCTTGTTCCTCCGGCAATAAGCCGGCACAGGAGCCGGAATCGACCGCCGCAAATGCAAGCAAGCCCGCGGCAACGGAATCCGCGAAGGAAGAGACGCGTATCGTATCCACTACCGTAGCCGTTACTCAAATCATGGATGCGCTTGAGCTTAACCTTGTAGGCATTCCGACGAGCGTGAAGACGCTGCCGGATCGTTACAAGGAGGTTAAGGAAGTCGGAAATCCAATGAGTCCGGATATGGAGCTTGTGAAGTCGCTGCGTCCAACCGAGGTGTTGTCCGTCACCACGCTTAAGGTGGATTTGGAGCCGGCTTTCGAAGCAGCGAAGATTAACGCGACTTTCCTGGATCTGACGAGCCTTGCGAGCATGGAAGAGGCGATCAAGACTTTGGGGCAGAAGTATGACCGTACGGGGCAAGCGACGGAGGTCGTGAGTAAGATCGACGAGCAAATTGCCGAGATCAGCAAGACGACGGAGGGCAAAACAAAGCCGACTGTGCTTATTCTGCTTGGCGTTCCGGGCAGCTATCTCGTGGCGACGGAAAAATCCTATATCGGCAACCTTGTGCAGCTGGCCGGCGGCGTGAATATCGCGAGCGGAGCGAAGGTGGAGTATCTGGCTTCCAACACCGAATATTTGCAGAAGTCCAATCCGGACATAATTTTGCGAGCCGCTCACGGGATGCCTGACGAAGTTATCAAGATGTTTGACGAAGAGTTCAAGAAGAACGATATCTGGAAGCATTTTAACGCGGTGAAGAACGGGCGGGTCTACGATCTTCCGGAAGAGCTGTTTGGCACAACGGCTAACCTGGCCGCGGCCGAAGCGCTGAAATCGCTTGTTCCGATGTTGTATCCCGAAGAGAAGGATGCTGCATAACGCGATGAGAAAAACAATCAGCTTTGCCGTTGTCCTCCTGTTGCTTCTTGGCGTTACCTTCTGGTCGATGACAACGGGCAGCATTAAGGTTGGATTTATTGAGCTTATCGACGGATTAATAAACGGAAACAACGAAGAGGTGGCGGTCGTCCGCGATTTGCGGCTGCCCCGCATTATTGTCTCCATGCTCAGCGGAGCGGCGCTTGCCGTATCGGGTGCTCTTCTTCAGGCTGTCATGCGTAACCCGCTGGCGGATGCGGGGGTCATCGGAATCTCCTCCGGCGCCGGCTTTGTGTCCGTGCTGATGGTGACCATCTTTCCGGCAATGTTCTTCTGGATGCCTGTTTTTTCGATTGCCGGAGGCGTTCTTGCTTTCCTGCTCGTATATTCGTTGTCCTGGAAATCCGGACTTAACCCGATGAGAACCCTGCTGGTGGGCGTCGCGATCAACGCAACCTTCACGGGACTTGGGCAGTCCTTCAACTACCGGGGCAGCTATGCGGTGACGTCGGTGAACCAGGCGATCAGCTCGATCTTTACGATGAAGACGTGGACGGATGTCCAGGTGCTTGGTCTTTACGGGGTTATCGGCCTGCTGCTCTCGCTGCTGGTCATTCCATGGTGCAATATGCTGTCGCTCCAGGATAAGACGGCGGGCAGCCTCGGGCTGAACGTGGCCCGCGCGCGGATTGTGATTTCCGTTATTGCGGTCCTGCTTGCTTCGGTGGCTACTGCCGTTGGCGGTCTAATCCTGTTCGTAGGCCTGCTGATTCCGCATATCTCCAGGCTGCTTATCGGTTCCGACCATAAAGCGCTTATTCCGTTCTCGGCACTGGCCGGAGCGCTGCTTATTTTGTCCGCGGATACGATTGGACGCACGGTCCTGGCGCCTACCGAAATTCCCGCCTCGATTATTATGACCGTTATCGGCGGACCGTTTCTTGTCTTTATGCTGAGAAAAGGGGGACGCGAATTTGGAGCTTAACCGGGTGACGTTTGCTTATAAGGAGAAGTCACATACCCTCCATGAGGTGACTGCTTCGATCGAAGAAGGGAAAATTACAACCATTATCGGGCCAAACGGCAGCGGCAAGTCTACCTTGCTTGGCGTATTGTCGCGGCACTACCTGCCGCAAAGCGGGGAAGCGGTGCTGGGCGGCAAAGCGATCTCGGCGTACAAGCCGCGCGAGCTCGCCCGCAAGCTGGCGGTCGTTCACCAGCAGAACGAAGCGCCGTCCGACATAACGGTGGAGAAGCTTGTTGCCTTCGGAAGGCTGCCTCACCGCAATATGTGGATGCCCGGCGGGGAAGAGGACGACGCTGCCATTGAATGGGCGCTGGAGCTGACGGGTTTGTCCGGGGGGCGGAAGCAGCGCTTGACCGAGATGTCGGGCGGAGAGCGGCAGCGCGTATGGATTGCGATGGCGCTGGCGCAGCGTACGCCAATCTTGTTTTTGGATGAACCAACGACCTTTCTGGATATGTTCTACCAATATGAGCTGCTGGAGCTTATCCGCAGGCTGAATGTCGAGCATGGTCTAACGATCGTCATGGTGCTGCATGATCTGAATCAGGCGATCCGCTACAGCGACCATTTGCTTGTAATGAAGGAAGGGAAGCTGCTGCTTCAGGGGCCTCCCGAATTCGTGGTGACGGAGCATACGATGAAGGAGATTTACGGAATCGAGGTTGCCATCCGCAGCGATGAAAGAACGGGTATGTATATGGTGCCGATTGGAGTAAAATAGGCGATTTAAGATGAGCCGGATCCTGCTGAAGCGGGGTTCGGCTTTTTTGGCGTTAAAATTGGTAAGGGTTGGAGAAACTTTTTTTATTTTCCGTAAAGGAAAAATGGAGATCATTTATTTTTTCATATAGAATAGATAAGAGATATAAAGAGATGAACACTCAAGTTGGAGGAGAATGAAATTGTATTGCCATCATTGCGTTAGGGAGCATGATGCGGATGCCGTATACTGCAGCAGATGCGGCAGGCTGCTGGAGCCAGAGCGGAATTTGCAGCACGGAACAGATGATCAGGCGGCAGCGTTTGAAGAATGGGATATAGCAAAGGACCAGGCAAGCTCAGCATTGGAGACGTCGCAACCGCCGTTAAAGCAGACTGGCCGGGGCAGTTTGTTCATCGGACTGATCCCCGTCATTGTACTCTTTGGTATTGCAGCGGTACTGTTGTCCTATTATTTATATGAAGCCAGATTAAATAACCGAGTCCTGGATTGGCAGAATGCTGCCAGACAGGAGGCATTGGCGGGTAAATACGAGGAGGCATTCCGGCAGCTGAACAAAGCGGCGGATGCGCGTCCGGATTTCAAGCCGGTGCAGGCAGATTTGAAGGTTGTGGAAGAGGCTTTATCGCTTGACCGTACGTTGACGGAAATTCAGCAGCGCCTGGACGACCAGGATCTGGGCGAAGCATCTATCCAGCTGGAGCAGGTGAAGTCGAAGCTTCGCGGACGGGAAGAGCCGATTTTTGGCAGAGTACGGGATCTGGTTGACGAAATGTCGACGAAGGTAACGGTGCTTCAAGTATCGGCGGAGTATGAGAGCATGACCGGTATTGACGACCTTGCGGGGGAGTATAACCAGGTGAAGGGCTTGTCCGGAGACGAGGCGCTTGCGCTGCGACAGAAGATCGAAGCGAAGATTGCGGATATCAGCTATGACGAGGCCGACGCGATGCGTAAGAAGAAGAACTTCTCGGCGGCTATTACGGCAGCGCAAAAAGGGCTCATCTACGCGCCTGACAACGATAAGCTGACTAAGCTGTATGACCGGATTGTAGTAGAGAAGAAAAACTTCGAAGACGCGGAGCAGCAGCGGATTGAGCAGGCGATGCAGAAGGCGGCGGAAGAGGATCTGATCAATCAGACGGCGGCGGTTAAAGTGAAGCATATCGATGCGCAGCTTGATCTTTTTGGCGATTTTAACGTGAAGGGGGAACTGCTCAACGCAGCTACCCGGCCGATTTATTCCGTGGTCATTGAATATACGGTTCATGATTCGGAAGGAAAAGTGATTACAACGGGCAAGGTGGATGCAACCCCTTCTTATATTGAGGCGGGCGAGACGTTCAGCTTCTCCTTTGTTGTTCATCATGTGCAGGATGAGAATGCAACAGTGGCTATCGATCATATGACTTGGTATTTGGATTAGGGGAATTAGTCATGAAAAAAGGAACATGGATTAGTCTCATCGCGTCTGTGGCGGTGCTCTGTGCGGGAGCGGGCACCGCTGTGTATATACATGCGGAGGTGCCGAAGCAGCTAAGCGGCCTGCCTTTACTCGCTGATGCTAACGCCGGCGCGCCTAAGTCGTTAAAGGATATTATTTACGCAACGCAAAAGCTGGTTGTCATGATCGAAACGGAGGACGGAACGCAAGGCTCGGGTTTCGTCTATAACGATAAAGGCGACCTGATTACCAATGCCCATGTGGTTGCCGGTGCGAGCAAGGTAACGGTAAAAACGGCCGATGCGCGCGAGCTCGAAGGAGATGTCATCGGCATCAGTACGGAGACTGACGTTGCGGTTGTACGGGTTGCCGGACTAGCGGGAGTAGAACCGCTTTCGATGGTACGGAAGGATAAGGCGGAGATTGGCGACGAAGTTATCGCGATCGGCAGTCCGCTTGGCTTCCAGAATACCGTTACGACCGGCATTGTCAGCGGCGTAGGCCGGAGCTTCGAGATCAAGCCTTACACGTATAACGATCTGTACCAGATCTCGGCGCCAATTGCTCCGGGCAACAGCGGCGGGCCGCTGGTCGATAAGAAGACCGGCGAGGTTCTGGGCATTAACTCCGCCGGGATCGAGCAAAGCTCGATTGGCTTCAGCATACCCATCGTAAACGTGCTGGATATGGCCGAGGCATGGTCGGAGCATCCGATGAAGTCCTTGCCGGAGTGGAAGCCATCCGAGGATGACAGTAATGTGAAGAAGGACGCATCGATTACCGAGTATGCGGAATATTTGGTTACTCACTTTTACGACAGTCTTAACAATGCCGACTATGTCTACGCTTATTCCCTGCTTGGCGGCAACTGGAAGCTTGGCACTAGCTACGAGGTGTTCCGTCAAGGTTACATGATGACCCGGAACGTCGTTATCGACAACATCCATGTCACCAAGGAGAGCAACGACGAGGCGATTGTCACGGCGATCATCTCGGTTGATGAACGGGTAGACGGAGAGTACCGGCTCAGCAAGTATCAGGTTACCTACGACGTTGGCTACGAGAACGATCAGCTCAAGCTGATCAGCGGCAAGGGTAAAGTCATCAAGCAAGGTGAAGAGCAAGATAAGCCTGTCAAGGCTAAATGAGGCTGAACGGTTTGAAGGAAAGGTCGCGGGTAGAGGCTCGCGGCCTTTTTGTTGTTTGCCCTATAAGGAAGCTGGCTCGGTCGACGCTGTTTTCGATCATAAACGGTAATCTGCAGCTAACCAGCTCAGCGCTAGAGGGGAATAGTCCGCAAAAATTGCACGAAATACATCGTAATGGAGCGTTTGAGTGTTGGAACACCAAATACCCTGTACAGAGTGCAGGATATTGGGCATGGGGTTGGCTATATTGCCTCGGTTAGACGAATTATAGGGCACTTTGTACAGTATATTTGGCTCAACCCAGCCCAATTGGCTGTTTATGCTGTCATTCGTGCAACGTGCAATTTAAGCATGCCGGGCTCGAGCGGAATCGCTCAAAAAAGAAAGCTGGAAGGCCGTACTCGGCCTTCCAGCTTGGTTTATCTTTATACCTCTTCCGGATCATAGGTGGCGAAGTGTTCGGCAACGTTCAGATGGGCAATGTCCGTCAGCTCCTGCGGTAGTTCATCCTCTTCGTCAGATCTTCCGGTTGCAGTGAAAATCAACTCGATTGCAACCGTATCAAAGCGTTGTACCGGGAATGTCAGCAGCGTTTGCGGTATAACGCGGCCATTCAAGCGGAGAATACACTGAATTGGCCCTCCGATCGGAATTCCGCTTACCGAAGCAATCTGGCCGTTAAACGAGAAACGTACTACGCCGGTTTGAGCAAGCGAATCGCGAATGCTCATGCCAGGCCAGAACGGTACGCGGTAAGCATTCGTTACGTTCGGAAAGAAACGTCCGCCGTTAATGACAACAGTGACATATGCCGGTCCGGGCTGAGGAGGGAACGGCGGGAAGAACGGCGGGAAGAACGGCGGGAAAAACGGCGGAAACGGTCCTGGCCCTGGCGGGAATGGCCCCGGCCCCGGTGGAAACGGCCCTGGCCCTGGCGGGAATGGCCCCGGCCCTGGCGGGAATGGCCCTGGCCCCGGTGGAAACGGCCCTGGCCCTGGCGGGAATGGCCCCGGCCCTGGCGGGAATGGCCCCGGCCCCGGTGGGAATGGCCCCGGCCCTGGCGGGAATGGCCCTGGCCCCGGTCCTGGCCCTGGTCCTGGCCCTGGTCCAGGAGGTGGCGGAGGCGGACCAGGCATTAACGTCCGCGTGCCCCCGCAGCCGCAGTTGCTCACAACGGTGTTGTTGCCTTTCCCTTCGATATACTTATAAGTATAGCTGCTCATGCGTTTTGTCAGACTCCTTCGTATGACAGATTAGGCAATCATCCTGATCCATCTTATGCGGCGGATGCCTATCCGTGTGCACGAAGCAGCAGCTATGGGACATATTGCGACAAAAATAAACAAGGCTGCCCCAAAAGGGACAGCCTTGTTGTATTCAACCAACTGCTATTAAACAGCTGCTTCGTAACGTTTGCCAACTTCAGCCCAGTTTACAACGTTCCAGAACGCTGCAATGTAGTCAGGGCGTTTGTTTTGGTAGTTCAGGTAGTAAGCATGCTCCCAAACGTCCAGACCAAGGATAGGCGTTTCGCCTTCGAAGATCGGGCTGTCTTGGTTAGGCAGGCTCGATACTTTCAGCTTGCCGTCTTTAACGGAGAGCCAAGCCCAGCCGCTGCCGAAGCGAGTTGTAGCTGCTTTCGCGAATTCAGCTTTGAACGCGTCGAAGCCGCCCAGTTCGCTGTCGATTGCCGCAGCAAGTGCGCCAGTTGGAGCGCCGCCGCCGTTAGGGCCGATTACTTCCCAGAAGAGGGAGTGGTTTGCATGGCCGCCGCCGTTGTTGCGTACAGCCGTTTTGATTGCGTCCGGAACGATTGCCAGGTTGTTAGCCAGCAGTTCTTCCAGGGACTTGTCTTGCAGCTCAGGAGCTTGTTCCAGAGCAGCGTTCAGGTTAGTCACGTAAGCGTTGTGGTGACGGCCGTGGTGGATTTCCATTGTAAGCGCGTCGATATGCGGTTCAAGAGCGTCTTTAGCGTAAGGCAAAGCAGGTAATTGATGAGCCATGATTAACAGCCTCCCATAAATAGGTTATGTAAAACTCTTCTCATATTATCCCTTATCCGAGTACATAAATCAACATTAATGTTGCAAAAGTCGAATGGTGACGGACTACGAGTTGTAGAATGTCACGGGGATCAAGGAAATATGCAAAAACATTAGAAAACGAGCCAAATCCAGAGTAAACAGCTAATAAATACATGTAAGCGCTTAAAATAAAGCGTTTTCAACGTAATTTAGCAAATTTCTTTAAAATTTTTAAGTTTTTTTTTAAGACAAAAAGAGGATTTCGTTAAAAAATGTCGTAAAATATATAAATGCAGCACTATGACAATGTATAGAAGGTGTATAATTAATGAACGTTCGTTCCTTCCAGTTGTCTGATTACAGACCGGTAACTACACTCCTTGAGGAAGTATTATCCGAAGAGTGTTACGAACAAACGATGGAAGCTTTTGCGCGTCAATTGTCATGGGACAGTGAGCTTGTACTTGTCGCTGTCGAAGAGTCGGAAATTGTAGGTATGATCATCGGCACGATTGATAATAACAAAGGTTATTACTATCGTATTGCTGTTCATACAGAGTATCGTCGCCAAGGAATTGGCAAGGCGCTTATACAAGCTTTGCGGCAGCGCTTCGAGCAGCGCAACGTTTCCAAAATATTAATTACCGCCGACGAGCATAATGAACCGGTGTTGCCGTTATATGAAGCGATGGGTTATGCTTCGAACGACTTTTTCCGTTCATTCCAGAAATTAAGTATTGTAGCAGGCTAAACGGCTTCCAAATTCAGCCTAATAGCCATATTGTGCAGGGCATATCTGCATCGCCATTGCTTTTGGCGGTCAGATATGCTTTTCTATTTAAAAGGACTATTGTTTGGAACATACGAATGGGGCGCTTGATGCCGCCCTTGGCCCGTTTCACAATAAGTAAGGAGAGGCGTCATGGACATTTATCGGCACTGTGTTATCAAAAGCTTCAAGCACGACGGTCATATTCACCGAACATGGCAGCGCAACTACCTTGTGCCGGAAGAACGGCTTGCGCCGGTGCACAGGGATAACCAAATCATTGTGCTAATAAATCGTCAGACGCCTATATTGGAATCCGACGGCAAGCAATGGATCAGCCGCGTGCCGGCGGTATCGTTCTTTATTCCCGGTGAATGGTTTAATGTCGTAGCGCTGCTGGAAGACAGCGGCATCCGTTACTATTGCAATATCGCATCTCCTCCTTATTTGCAGGGGGACGTGCTTACTTATATCGATTATGATCTGGACGTTATCCGCACGACCGAAGGCAACCGTTATGTCGTGGATCAGGACGAGTACCAGATG
This region of Paenibacillus sp. JDR-2 genomic DNA includes:
- a CDS encoding FecCD family ABC transporter permease, with translation MRKTISFAVVLLLLLGVTFWSMTTGSIKVGFIELIDGLINGNNEEVAVVRDLRLPRIIVSMLSGAALAVSGALLQAVMRNPLADAGVIGISSGAGFVSVLMVTIFPAMFFWMPVFSIAGGVLAFLLVYSLSWKSGLNPMRTLLVGVAINATFTGLGQSFNYRGSYAVTSVNQAISSIFTMKTWTDVQVLGLYGVIGLLLSLLVIPWCNMLSLQDKTAGSLGLNVARARIVISVIAVLLASVATAVGGLILFVGLLIPHISRLLIGSDHKALIPFSALAGALLILSADTIGRTVLAPTEIPASIIMTVIGGPFLVFMLRKGGREFGA
- a CDS encoding FxLYD domain-containing protein yields the protein MKLYCHHCVREHDADAVYCSRCGRLLEPERNLQHGTDDQAAAFEEWDIAKDQASSALETSQPPLKQTGRGSLFIGLIPVIVLFGIAAVLLSYYLYEARLNNRVLDWQNAARQEALAGKYEEAFRQLNKAADARPDFKPVQADLKVVEEALSLDRTLTEIQQRLDDQDLGEASIQLEQVKSKLRGREEPIFGRVRDLVDEMSTKVTVLQVSAEYESMTGIDDLAGEYNQVKGLSGDEALALRQKIEAKIADISYDEADAMRKKKNFSAAITAAQKGLIYAPDNDKLTKLYDRIVVEKKNFEDAEQQRIEQAMQKAAEEDLINQTAAVKVKHIDAQLDLFGDFNVKGELLNAATRPIYSVVIEYTVHDSEGKVITTGKVDATPSYIEAGETFSFSFVVHHVQDENATVAIDHMTWYLD
- a CDS encoding superoxide dismutase — encoded protein: MAHQLPALPYAKDALEPHIDALTMEIHHGRHHNAYVTNLNAALEQAPELQDKSLEELLANNLAIVPDAIKTAVRNNGGGHANHSLFWEVIGPNGGGAPTGALAAAIDSELGGFDAFKAEFAKAATTRFGSGWAWLSVKDGKLKVSSLPNQDSPIFEGETPILGLDVWEHAYYLNYQNKRPDYIAAFWNVVNWAEVGKRYEAAV
- a CDS encoding DUF402 domain-containing protein, whose product is MDIYRHCVIKSFKHDGHIHRTWQRNYLVPEERLAPVHRDNQIIVLINRQTPILESDGKQWISRVPAVSFFIPGEWFNVVALLEDSGIRYYCNIASPPYLQGDVLTYIDYDLDVIRTTEGNRYVVDQDEYQMHKLAYHYPQMVEDKVQQGLAALLRRMDEGAVPFQDDIVQSYYADWHSTCGESEG
- a CDS encoding GNAT family N-acetyltransferase, with translation MNVRSFQLSDYRPVTTLLEEVLSEECYEQTMEAFARQLSWDSELVLVAVEESEIVGMIIGTIDNNKGYYYRIAVHTEYRRQGIGKALIQALRQRFEQRNVSKILITADEHNEPVLPLYEAMGYASNDFFRSFQKLSIVAG
- the isdE gene encoding heme ABC transporter substrate-binding protein IsdE, whose translation is MFARLAKMLVVTLSISALAACSSGNKPAQEPESTAANASKPAATESAKEETRIVSTTVAVTQIMDALELNLVGIPTSVKTLPDRYKEVKEVGNPMSPDMELVKSLRPTEVLSVTTLKVDLEPAFEAAKINATFLDLTSLASMEEAIKTLGQKYDRTGQATEVVSKIDEQIAEISKTTEGKTKPTVLILLGVPGSYLVATEKSYIGNLVQLAGGVNIASGAKVEYLASNTEYLQKSNPDIILRAAHGMPDEVIKMFDEEFKKNDIWKHFNAVKNGRVYDLPEELFGTTANLAAAEALKSLVPMLYPEEKDAA
- a CDS encoding ABC transporter ATP-binding protein, giving the protein MELNRVTFAYKEKSHTLHEVTASIEEGKITTIIGPNGSGKSTLLGVLSRHYLPQSGEAVLGGKAISAYKPRELARKLAVVHQQNEAPSDITVEKLVAFGRLPHRNMWMPGGEEDDAAIEWALELTGLSGGRKQRLTEMSGGERQRVWIAMALAQRTPILFLDEPTTFLDMFYQYELLELIRRLNVEHGLTIVMVLHDLNQAIRYSDHLLVMKEGKLLLQGPPEFVVTEHTMKEIYGIEVAIRSDERTGMYMVPIGVK
- a CDS encoding S1C family serine protease — its product is MKKGTWISLIASVAVLCAGAGTAVYIHAEVPKQLSGLPLLADANAGAPKSLKDIIYATQKLVVMIETEDGTQGSGFVYNDKGDLITNAHVVAGASKVTVKTADARELEGDVIGISTETDVAVVRVAGLAGVEPLSMVRKDKAEIGDEVIAIGSPLGFQNTVTTGIVSGVGRSFEIKPYTYNDLYQISAPIAPGNSGGPLVDKKTGEVLGINSAGIEQSSIGFSIPIVNVLDMAEAWSEHPMKSLPEWKPSEDDSNVKKDASITEYAEYLVTHFYDSLNNADYVYAYSLLGGNWKLGTSYEVFRQGYMMTRNVVIDNIHVTKESNDEAIVTAIISVDERVDGEYRLSKYQVTYDVGYENDQLKLISGKGKVIKQGEEQDKPVKAK